The sequence agccgactggcattaatatagccatcctagtagtcaacttttcataattatgagttgtcattatccaacgtcacacaacacagaataaagttatcatcttgctgcgtctccgcagcgggagaaaaaaaatgctgtttgaatgcagctccgcggcgggagtgacccttctccttgtctgtgtcagaggcattctcatttaattttcttttcattgtccctgtcttaagagaccgatccatgaccttcttaatagattaggctactctttaatagattaggcttctactgactgtgttctcttcgttctgagttgtatgttagaaatgtcgcaataatgtacttgtggccgtcgcggaccactacggggcacttgcggatcaccagtggtccgcggaccacactttgagaacgactgcttTAGATGCGTGTGCGAGTACCTACAGTGGCCGTCAAATGCCATTAAATCACAAGAAGCCCGATCTCGAGCCAGTGCTTTGGCTTGTCCATTGTGGGCTACTGCAGAAACATGCTGGTGCAACATGGCAAAATGCATGGAAGTGGACTCACTCGTTAtaagctaacgaaaacacaGCGATTCATAGTCACAGGTGATttaacactaatgaaaacataattataaatACTAGATTCCATTTATACTAATAGATGCCACAAACAACTACACACCTTTAAGATGGTAGCTCATAATTGCCACACAAATTTAGCTGATCATTTTGATTTGCTTTCACTGAGAGTGTCAGTATTTTCCATACATTGTGTCTTTGCATATAGCAACACACTGAATGCATCCAGCCCTGATGTGGAGGAGCTTAGCCGATTCGAGCCCAGAACAGAGCCGATTCGAGCCCAGAACAGTCGAACCGGGCCCAGAACAGAGTCGAACCGGGCCCAGGGTCGTCTGTCACATGGACACATGTTCTTCAGACTGACCCTGAGAAGTTGAAGTCCACTCGGAGGTTGTCCTCACAGATCTTGTCTGGTCCACAGTCGATCTCGAAGTTTAACTGTGGGAACAGAGCAGTTGCATGAAATGTCAACAAAAGTATAGACAtaatatgaatgtatgtatgtatgtatatgtatgtgtatatatatatatatgtataaacaaGTACTGGTGATCATACTCTTTAAGTTCAAGACATTCAAATCACAAAGCCTGACTGAAACATGTCAGGGTGAGGTCAGAGGGCGAGGTCAGAGGgcgaggtcagaggtcagaggtgattGGTGGTGATTTAGAGGCTTTTTGTGTCCTCATGCATTCGCTGCATTATAGCATTTCTTTAGACCTCCGTAACATTACCATCACACAACCCTGCAATGACACCATAAACCACATCAGTCTGGTCAGTCAGTAAGAATGTAGGGCAGGGTCAAACCCCTGGGGTGGGTTAGAGAGGTCAAACCCCTGGGGTGGTTAGAGAGGTCAAACCCCTGGGGTGGTTAGAGAGGTCAAACCCCTGGGGTGGTTAGAGAGGTCAAACCCCTGGGGTGGTTAGAGAGATCAAACCTGGGGTGGTTAGAGAGATCAAACCTGGGGTGGGTTGCAACCACAAAAATAGGCCTTGCAGCCCTTTGTAGCATCAGTCAGTCAACAGTTAATCGACAACGTCATCAGTATGTGTTCTCCTAGGTAACACAGTCAATCGACAACGCCATCAGTATGTGTTCTCCTAGGTAACAAAGTGTGTGTCTACAACATAAATGCATAAATATGTCATTTTCCTACAGAGAGATAACCATTAAATAACCATTTAAGCGATGCAAGCCGACTCACCATGTGATATGAAATGAGACGAGAATCAGTGGACAGTCTTGGCCGCAGGTTCCCCTCTCCAGTGATAGGGAGTCCATCAAAAGTAAAGGCCACCCTGTTAGCAATGGGGTTCAAGGCATCCTCTGGACACCCCTTCAAtggaatgatggagagagcagtTGAACATGGTGGCTATTTGAATGTGAACCACCAGATGGCAATATTTCTCAAAAAAGAGTGATTGTAGACACTTGTCCTTCATCCAAAAAATGGGACGTTgagcttacgtgtgtgtgtgtctgtgtgtgtgtctgtggggggggggggggatgttgagcttacatgtgtgtgtgtggggggggggggggcgttgagcttacgtgtctgtgtgtctgtggggtgggggggggacgttgagcttacgtgtgtgtgtgtgtgtgtgtctgtgtgtgtctgtgtgtgtgtgtgtctgtggggggggaCGTTGAGcttacgtgtctgtgtgtctgtgggggggggggggggttgagcttacgtgtgtgtgtgtgtgtgtgtgtctgtgtgtgtgtgtgtctgtgggggggggggcgttgagcttacgtgtgtgtgtgtgtgtgtgtgtgtgtgtgtctgtgtgtgtgtgtgtctgtggggggggaCGTTGAGcttacgtgtctgtgtgtctgtgtgtctgtgggggggacGTTGAGCTTACGTGTGTTGCGAAACTGAGAGGAAGGCAGCTTTTCTGCAGTGTCGCTGTGATGCTGTCACTTGTAGCATGCTGGTTGGGTGCAAAGGTAGCTCGGGGCGTCTGACGCACGTGGTCCAGCGTAAACGTGTAGCTCAATTTCGCCCTTAAATCTACATTATATGGTTAAAACAGACATTATGGACGCATTCATCGGACAGGGAGTCAGAAACAAATAAGACACAACCCAACCTTCTCAGGATTATGATGAGGATAATAAGTCTTTGGTGTTTTACACAGTTAACATTTTAGTTGTCACGGAGACACAAATAGGAGTCATGTAAATCAAACTATCAGGGGATTCTGGGGACAGGAAATGTTCAAAACTACAAActgagccaggactgtgcacgaACACTGGATATTGTtttggagcgcacacacacacagaacagaaagcTAGACGAGGGCAATTTGCCGAATTGAAATGTGGTGGTGTTGAGAAAAGAGTTGAAGAGTTGAAGAGTTGAAGAGTTAAATTTGGTAGTTTGTGGTGAGGACGACCTGTGCTGCCTGTCTGCAGTGACACTCgacatgaggaaacacacagaagtgttgaCCGACCTGTGCTGCCTGCACTGCAGTGACACTCgacatgaggaaacacacagaagtgttgaCCGACCTGTGCTGCCTGCTGTGACACTCgacatgaggaaacacacagaagtgttgaCCGACCTGTGCTGCCTGTCTGCTGTGACACTCgacatgaggaaacacacagaagtgttgaCCGACCTGTGCTGCCTGCAGTGACACTCgacatgaggaaacacacagaagtgttgaCCGACCTGTGCTGCCTGCAGTGACCCTCgacatgaggaaacacacagaagtgttgaCCGACCTGTGCTGCCTGTCTGCAGTGACACTCgacatgaggaaacacacagaagtgttgaCCGACCTGTGCTGCCTGTCTGCTGTGACACTCgacatgaggaaacacacagaagtgttgaCCGACCTGTGCTGCCTGCAGTGACACTCgacatgaggaaacacacagaagtgttgaCCGACCTGTGCTGCCTGTCTGCAGTGACACTCgacatgaggaaacacacagaagtgttgaCCGACCTGTGCTGCCTGCACTGCAGTGACACTCgacatgaggaaacacacagaagtgttgaCCGACCTGTGCTGCCTGCTGTGACACTCgacatgaggaaacacacagaagtgttgaCCGACCTGTGCTGCCTGCAGTGACACTCgacatgaggaaacacacagaagtgttgaCCGACCTGTGCTGCCTGTCTGCAGTGACACTCgacatgaggaaacacacagaagtgttgaCCGACCTGTGCTGCCTGTCTGCAGTGACACTCgacatgaggaaacacacagaagtgttgaCCGACCTGTGCTGCCTGCACTGCAGTGACACTCgacatgaggaaacacacagaagtgttgaCCGACCTGTGCTGCCTGCTGTGACACTCgacatgaggaaacacacagaagtgttgaCCGACCTGTGCTGCCTGCAGTGACACTCgacatgaggaaacacacagaagtgttgaCCGACCTGTGCTGCCTGTCTGCAGTGACACTCgacatgaggaaacacacagaagtgttgaCCGACCTGTGCTGCCTGCACTGCAGTGACACTCgacatgaggaaacacacagaagtgttgaCCAACCTGTGCTGCCTGTCTGCAGTGACACTCgacatgaggaaacacacagaagtgttgaCCGACCTGTGCTGCCTGTCTGCAGTGACACTCgacatgaggaaacacacagaagtgttgaCCGACCTGTGCTGCCTGCCCTGCAGTGACACTCgacatgaggaaacacacagaagtgttgaCCGACCTGTGCTGCCTGCTGTGACACTCgacatgaggaaacacacagaagtgttgaCCGACCTGTGCTGCCTGTCTGCTGTGACACTCgacatgaggaaacacacagaagtgttgaCCGACCTGTGCTGCCTGCAGTGACACTCgacatgaggaaacacacagaagtgttgaCCGACCTGTGCTGCCTGCAGTGACACTCgacatgaggaaacacacagaagtgttgaCCGACCTGTGCTGCCTGCAGTGACACTCgacatgaggaaacacacagaagtgttgaCCGACCTGTGCTGCCTGTCTGCAGTGACACTCgacatgaggaaacacacagaagtgttgaCCGACCTGTGCTGCCTGCAGTGACACTCgacatgaggaaacacacagaagtgttgaCCGACCTGTGCTGCCTGTCTGCTGTGACACTCgacatgaggaaacacacagaagtgttgaCCGACCTGTGCTGCCTGTCTGCTGTGACACTCgacatgaggaaacacacagaagtgttgaCCGACCTGTGCTGCCTGTCTGCAGTGACACTCgacatgaggaaacacacagaagtgttgaCCGACCTGTGCTGCCTGCAGTGACACTCgacatgaggaaacacacagaagtgttgaCCGACCTGTGCTGCCTGCAGTGACCCTCgacatgaggaaacacacagtgGCGTTGACACTCAGCGGCTCCGAACAGTTCGACACCCTGGTGGGGATTTTTGAGGGGCTGTAGAACACTTCAGTTTCCACGGAAACAACAGGTCTGGACCTGGGGATGACATGcatcacaaagacagagagagagagagtgagagagagagacaaagacagaaacagtcagCCAATTAATATAATGGCAGCAATAGATTCCAAAGTTCGGCAGGTCAGTGGATATGGGTTCCATGTCTATGGTCAAATCCAGTATCACCTAGCTGAATAgaatcactggcacacacagatcTATTATTCACAGTCTTACACTAACCTACATTACAATCATGAAAAATCAACACCACCaaactgtttctgtgtttgtgtgtgtgtgtgcgcgcgtctaTGCTGCGATTTAATAAGTGCGAGAAAGAATAagagaacctgagcagcagaacCGCTCCCTTGGACCCGACTGCAATGTCAGGCAGCCCGTCTCCACTCTGATCCAAAGCAGACTGGGCCACAGTCAGGCCAAAGAACCGCAGTCCGGACTGCACCGATGAACCTGCAATCCTCTGTTATGGACAACGCAACAGAAAGAGAGTTCAACAGAAGTACTGATAATCACACATCACTTAGCTGTTTTCTTCAGTTTTTACCAAGGTAACAAACACAGTCGTCTGTcattagagagacagacagacaagagtgAGACgaaaagaacagagaggaggaaacagaagTAATGAAAACATGGCATTTCTACTCTGGTGGGTGTTCTCTATATGCCTTGTCATGACATGCAGTAGTTTAGGAACTACTGCGAACTATATTATGGATGAACATGAATAATAGAataatgtataataaaaataatagacagtcatgtattgtattgtgtcaATACTCTAGCCTGGACTAGTCTGTTTGCTGGAGGGCTCCAACACTAGTCCTGTTCTTTAAGAAACCCATAGAGAGTTCATAGAGAGTTCatagttgtgtttttttcatgAGTGTATTCTGCCACAGTGTTTTAAATGATCCAACATTGGGGGCCTGAAAGGTCTGTGGCCAGAGGGGTATGGGAGCAGACTTATGTTGTAGTTTTGGTTCGTGTTGATCGGAGCAGACTTATGGTGTAGTTTTGGTTCGTGTTGATCGGAGCAGACTTATGGTGTAGTTTTGGTTGGTGTTGATCGGAGCAGACTTATGGTGTAGTTTTGGTTGGTGTTGATCGGAGCAGACTTATGGTGTAGTTTTGGTTGGTGTTGATCGGAGCAGACTTATGGTGTAGTTTTGGTTGGCGTTGATCGTAGCAGACTTATGGTGTAGTTTTGGTTAGTGTTGATCGGAGTTTTCATTTCTGACGTTTGGTGAATGGGGGTTTCATTTGTTAGAGTAAGGGTCAAAGCTTGGTCATACTTTTCCCAATGCTTAAATAGATCCTTAATGCTTAATGTTCAAtcattctctgtttctctctccaactctgtatgtgtctctctcttgtctcatcaatactctctctcacctgcGAGTATTTGGGGTTCACTCCTCGTGTCCTCCCGTTGAAGATGTACACGCTGCCCTGTCCGTTATCCTCCAGAGGAGCTCCCACTGCCACATCCCTGATCCCATCCCCGTTCAGGTCTGCCAGGCTGGCCAGAGACGAGCCGAACCTCCCCCTCTGACCCTCCATCCCCAGCAGGGACACACCAGCGTCAGACACCACCGTGGAATCCTGGGAGCATCAAACATCAACTCAACCCTTCATAATAAATCTCTTACATCTAAGGTACCTATTCTTGAAATACTACAGAGGTATTTTTTGGGGGAATGTATTTTGGAGTACCACCTTGTCACTTCATAAATGAAAGAGTGTGAACGTGCTATTGTACCGTCACAAAGACCACTGCTATGCTGGGGGTGGCTTTGTGTTAGAGACCAAGTGACAGTCTCctcatttgtcatttgtttttcagaaaaaaaagttttttaaatTTTGAATTACTGCATTTGTTTACCCATGCTGtgtaaaaaagaaacaaacaaaactatggaataaatgtatttataaagtcTTGAACTAAACATGAGGtatctccctgtctgtctctccctgtctgactCTCCTTGAACTAAACATGTGGTatctgcctgtctttctctccttgctCGGTACTAAATGTCATGTCCAAACAAAGACCCTTATTATAACATGAAGGAAATAGTAGAATGAATGGGAGATGGTTATTACACTATGACACTATGACCCTCACTGAATGGGAGATGGTTATTACACTATGACACTATGACCCTCACTGAATGGGAGATGGTTATTACACTATGACACTATGGCACTCACTGAATGGGAGATGGTTATTACACTATGACACTATGACCCTCACTGAATGGGAGATGGTTATTACACTATGACACTATGGCACTCACTGAATGGGAGATGGTTATTACACTATGACACTATGGCACTCACTGAATGGGAGATGGTTATTACACTATGACACTATGGCACTCACTGAATGGGAGATGGTTATTACACTATGACACTATGTAGATACTTCTATTGGGTTTTTTTGTATGATTTTACCTCCTCAAAAAactgatacacaaacactcgcccctctctccctccttctgtgtgCATGGGGGCAGACGCCAGAATCAGATCAGTGTTGGAGTCTCCATCCaaatccaccacacacacctctgctccaAAGTAAGCACCgatctgagactgagagagagagagagtgccgtgtgtgtgtaagtgtgtgtgtgaaccagagagatagagagagagaacgttgCTATAAAAATCAATTAATGCAGCAGTTATCTAAAATAGTAGTAATGTCCTTTGTTTCTTTCAGGATAAATAAaatatctatctttctatctatctatctgtctattagTCTAGTCTATCTATCATCACATGATAAAAGAGCTCtctgaacactctctctctctctctctttctctctctctctctttctctctcactctttctctctctctctctctctctctctttctctctcactctttctctctctctctcactctttctcactctctctctctctctctctctgtctctctcactctctctctctctctttctctctcactcttctctctttctctctcactctttctctctctctctttctctctcactcttctctctctctctctctctctcactcactctctctctctctctttctctctcactctttctctctctctctctcactctctctcactctctctctctctctctttctctctctctctctctcacacacacactctctctctctctctctctgtcagaccaTAAACTATACACCCATAAGCTGGTGAATCCTCATCACAATGATTCTGAGTTCCATTAGATCTCACCTGTTGATCTTCCTTCTCCAAACTCGTCTGTATCCCAGAAGGATGGaagaccaccaccacccctttaTGCCTGTACCGCGGAGCCCCAAGTATAACATACCTCTGGCTGTTCCTCAAGGCCACTGTCAAAGAATATCCTAGAACATGTGACATGAACATGTGACGTGAACGTGACACATTACGGATGTTATCCCTCTGAGAGAAGAAATGTCTACAACATGGTAACAAGACAGTGACACTACGGTAACAAGGTAACAACAAGGTAACAACATGGTAACAAGACAGTGACACTACGGTAACAAGGTAACAACATGGTAACAAGACAGTGACACTATGGTAAGTTGTATTATCCTCTCATCCTAAAAAGAATCATCTAGAAAATGAGGGTGGTAGGGTGGTAGCCACATCAATTATAAAACTCTTGTAACCTGGTCTGCGGCCATTGAGTAATGATATGAGATGAAATGATAGAATAGATATGAAAATTAGCTTTTGCAGCATTTTACAGACAGTCCCGTCATAGTCCTCGAAGGACTACAATATAGTGCATTGGatgtgaaacacaaacaaactaagtGGCAGtacattcaaaataaaacatagaTTATACTTTATAATTACTCATGCACAGTAATACATTGTAATTAGTAATTAGTAATAATCAGTATAcattattccagccaatcaacaacgttgcttcaggagcactgaaCAGTAAGGATGTATTTTATTGGCTGTTGAGTCCAAATATCAATAATCCATCAGCAGGATTGAGGACGGCATCAATAGAGTAAGATGTTGCACCAATTTGATTGGTTTTCCTTTTTACTGTAGGTAATATTGAGGAATGGTTACAGTCCTTGGATATGTTCCCTTGGTTATGATCCTGATTCAAGTGAATAGTATATTTGTATTAAAGACACATCCTCACCCAGGTAACTATCGTCTCCGTTTGTTTCCAGAAGATTAGCTTTTTGAAAATCTGAGTGTCCTCCACTGATGTTGTATTTCTGATACCCCCCTCTCCACTGGTATGCTCCAACAAAACCCATTACAATGCCCTCCTAAAAATGGAACAGGCCAAAATGAGCGTAAGAAaagcatacatgcataaatacagacatacgtaaagtacatacatacatacatacaggttACTCACTTAATAAGACTATAAAAACAACAGTCTGTATAAAGTAGAATTAATTTCTTCTTCCTCTAGAAGTAATGTTATAGTTTCAGGcattgatgaatgaatgtagaCTCCTCCCCCCAACTCTCCAACTCAAAACTtcaaagcatgcacactcacaaacacacacacacacacacacagagacacacactcacaaacacagacacacgcttacacacacagcctaacgCGTACACATTTTGTAATTCACGTAAACACATAAATGTCACTGAATCGGTTTAATCCAGAGGTGCACGATGATGGCATCCTCTCTAGGTTCATCATGGAATGATCACTGTTACTAGGCAACAAAGAGCAAAAGATAAGCgcagtgttctcagtgttttTACCTCTGGAGAGTGATATGGTGCACCACTGAAGCCCTCTTGTGCCATCTCCAGTTTCGTAGAACCACCACCTCCTAAAAGAACCAATAGAACCACGTGCCAGACCCTCTGAGAAATGAACTCATTTGCATGTATTCATTCAACagacactttcatccaaagcaagCCTGAATCCAAATCgttttcattttccttttcctttattTCCCTATAGTTTCTTCAGTGTGTCTGCTCCCTGACTATtgaaggagttgcaaatcagaattaaggatcaaagttaataatgattgacaataatcaataatccaatgGTATGGATGACATACCCTCAACAGATATAATATTCTCAGTATGGATGACATACCCTCAACAGATATAATATCCTCAGTATGGATGACATACCCTCAACAGATATAATATCCTCAGTATGGATGACATACCCTCAACAGATATAATATTCTCAGTATGGACAACATGCTCTCAACAGATATAATATTCTCAGCATGGATAACATACCCTCAACAGATACAATATTCTTCTCCAGTGTCTCCTTGAGTCCATCCAGAGCTCGGAAGTCGCTCACTTTGAACTTGTGTTTTTCCACTGGTTCGGATGCAATGATCTTCAGTTCTTCATCAGAAACATGTCCAACCTGTGAAATTCCAAGATGGTTGACTGCAAGTTGGAAACGTTGTTTCGCCACGGTTTGGTGCAAGCCCTGCTTTACTTTAAAAGTTGTTCGGTactatgttttgtgtttgtctttttattGGCGTCTTTGGAAAAGATTCAAACATATAAAGAACACCGCACTGTGTAATTCACATGTAACTGAATCGTTATATAGGTTTTGTCAAGGGAAAAAAggaagctaactagctagcaagGGAtacatgctagctagctaagatGCTGAATGATTTGTTTCCCTGATATATTCACTGATATATTGTGAATATATCAATATATTGTGGTGTAAAAGCCGTTCTTACATATTTGCAGGATTTCCAACCAGCACAAAACTACCAAGTGAATAGCCTGAACTTAGCAATTGAATTAATATTTCAACAAAATCTTTAACCATCTGGAGTCTGGAGCTTTGCAGGTGACTGCAATTATTTAACTTATATAATATTGTGGGGAGACGATGAATACATGAATGTCCTATTTGGCCTAGCCTACTATCCAAATAGGACATTCACATATCACACATATAGATGTTTACAAAGGTCAAATAGTTGCCATACTTTACAGTAGTATTTTAAATGTAGCAAAATCCTACCCCAATCGCAAAACGAATTATATTTTTCTTTGCTGCGTTTTCGACTGCAGGCTTCAAGTTTTCCTTGTCGTCTGACACGCCATCTGTGATCACCAGCAAAACCCTACTGGCATGGGGTCTGGCCCCGGCACTCTCTGTGAACAGCTCAAAGCTGCGGAGACGGGAATTAAAGTCAGCGACAGGCACAAGAagattctatctctctctctctctctctctccatctctccctctctcgttctccctctctctctctctctctttccatttctccctctctcattctccccctctctctctctttccatctctccctgtctctctctctctctttccatctctccctctctccctgtctctccctctctcgttctccctctctctctctttccatctctccctctctctctgtctctctctctctccctctctctctctttctctctctccgtaatTTAAGCTGTTGTACGTCTCATGTCATGTTGTGAGCACTGATACCATAAGTCGTCATCATCATGAATGTTAAAAACATTGCGTGCGACTCACACAGTGGTGTTAATGGCTTTGGCAGTATAAGTGGAAGTCATTTCTTGTTGAATGTTCATGATCTCTTTCTCCCAATCTTTTCCTTCCTTGTGATGGTTGAACTGTTCAAAGTTTAAAGGAGTTTCATAGCCACTGGAATACTGTGCAATGGCGAACTGCAAAAACAAGGAGAGGTAGGttcaacagaaacacagacaccgACACAAGCCAAGAGTGGAACATGATAGTAAGATGGTGCCTATCATGACAGTCATCATTTAGTAAAACTGTTGCATTTTCACAACAACTATCCTTTACATACTTTTCAAAGTTTCATGGTAACTTTACTGGTGGGTAAACACAGGACACCCTTACATTAGTGCGTGTGTCACTGCTTGCACCTAAGCAAGGTAAAGGTGATAAGGTGAAAAGGTCCATTAGTGCATATACAGTAGTTGAGTCAAAATAGGACTACTATGAAGCTGATATGACTGATGTGTGAAGGTAGAAAGAATAAAGAAGGACAGAGGAAGGAGGATagaatagagaaagacagaggaagggatgaagggatgaagggagagagaatagagacggacagaggaagatgaagggagagagaatagagacgGACAGAGGAAGGTCAATCTGTTTCCCCTCACCTGTGTGTCTTTTGCAATGAACTTCTTGATCAGGTTTATCACAAATTTCTTCATTGTAATAAATTGATAGGGCGACAAGCTTGCCGAACCATCTAGGAGAAAGACTATATCAATGCCACTTTGGCAATCTGTTTTTggatgaggtagagagagagacagagagaagagagagggggagagagcagtctgTTTTTGatcacttttgcatttcataGACAGTATATAGCTGATCCTGAAACAAGTCCAACTGTAGCGAAGGGGGAGAGCAGTCATCCCATCTGGCCTTAAATCCAGGcctacagggtaccaaacctgcactcgGACCGCAAccccaaagagccaggcttgatggcatggcagtcagagcacatactcatctgtagtgacggcactccgTCACACTGACCCTGATCtaagtattgattgattgattgattggttcgTTGATCACGATGCCATACCTCTGAGAGTTGCGGGTACAGGACCCCTCACTGAGAGGCTCTGGCTGATGCTGAAGCACATCCCTCCGTACAGAGTGAGGCCATCACACTCTTTGGGAATGGTAGGACCACAAacctgagggacagagagagagagagaggatgctgaagaagaagaagaggaa is a genomic window of Clupea harengus chromosome 1, Ch_v2.0.2, whole genome shotgun sequence containing:
- the LOC105913031 gene encoding integrin alpha-X-like isoform X1 codes for the protein MITHGFFFVLLTLVSSQSCSYYLSHHGNLSRDTGENTAVSVLGSSDGEAFQRGAGGLEEHEHDGRCCMVWVQSDPAGQQQSAGKCPFRATQCGWEGTGLPLPGLIQLLFTATYKGTQPCSQPVPGPHDDCRRDRLHGSASSLSLSVPQVCGPTIPKECDGLTLYGGMCFSISQSLSVRGPVPATLRDCQSGIDIVFLLDGSASLSPYQFITMKKFVINLIKKFIAKDTQFAIAQYSSGYETPLNFEQFNHHKEGKDWEKEIMNIQQEMTSTYTAKAINTTVFELFTESAGARPHASRVLLVITDGVSDDKENLKPAVENAAKKNIIRFAIGVGHVSDEELKIIASEPVEKHKFKVSDFRALDGLKETLEKNIVSVEGGGGSTKLEMAQEGFSGAPYHSPEEGIVMGFVGAYQWRGGYQKYNISGGHSDFQKANLLETNGDDSYLGYSLTVALRNSQRYVILGAPRYRHKGVVVVFHPSGIQTSLEKEDQQSQIGAYFGAEVCVVDLDGDSNTDLILASAPMHTEGGREGRVFVYQFFEEDSTVVSDAGVSLLGMEGQRGRFGSSLASLADLNGDGIRDVAVGAPLEDNGQGSVYIFNGRTRGVNPKYSQRIAGSSVQSGLRFFGLTVAQSALDQSGDGLPDIAVGSKGAVLLLRSRPVVSVETEVFYSPSKIPTRVSNCSEPLSVNATVCFLMSRVTAGSTGRSTLLCVSSCRVSLQAAQVGQHFCVFPHVECHCRQAAQVGQHFCVFPHVECHSRQAAQVGQHFCVFPHVECHSRQAAQVGQHFCVFPHVECHCRQHRSVNTSVCFLMSSVTADRQHRSVNTSVCFLMSSVTAGSTGRSTLLCVSSCRVSLQAAQVGQHFCVFPHVECHCRQHRSVNTSVCFLMSSVTADRQHRSVNTSVCFLMSSVTAGSTGRSTLLCVSSCRVSLQGRQHRSVNTSVCFLMSSVTADRQHRSVNTSVCFLMSSVTADRQHRSVNTSVCFLMSSVTAGSTGRSTLLCVSSCRVSLQCRQHRSVNTSVCFLMSSVTADRQHRSVNTSVCFLMSSVTADRQHRSVNTSVCFLMSSVTAGSTGRSTLLCVSSCRVSQQAAQVGQHFCVFPHVECHCSAGSTGRSTLLCVSSCRVSLQTGSTGRSTLLCVSSCRVSLQAAQVGQHFCVFPHVECHSRQAAQVGQHFCVFPHVECHCRQAAQVGQHFCVFPHVEGHCRQHRSVNTSVCFLMSSVTAGSTDLRAKLSYTFTLDHVRQTPRATFAPNQHATSDSITATLQKSCLPLSFATHGCPEDALNPIANRVAFTFDGLPITGEGNLRPRLSTDSRLISYHMLNFEIDCGPDKICEDNLRVDFNFSGATHIDVGVAQDLYVTVMVENRGENSYNTRVSLSYPDGLSYRTFTKTQGRVACSSRDGEDGVAPGKTTCSINKPIFTAGDTAVFVVQYGVPDRPTFDQSVSFTANLTSGNDLHAPDSRHFAETEIGVRHSIHVVIRRHENTTGYVTFKADESSVERPVTQLLQVENGNRRLNLSVMIRVPVKLGKMDIWSDMKALSIAGCQRSHDMKPTTDLPVETLKKTQIMNCSVAACRVFKCDVYLKKKDCVFYKISGKVHSGWISQTGVRSGQIILVSESNLEYDSNKYILPSADGLQSSSFTMLGTQVEVYEEPKFTKEITGGVLGGLLLLILVTVGLVKVGFFTSQYTQRLQESANDN
- the LOC105913031 gene encoding integrin alpha-X-like isoform X4 — translated: MITHGFFFVLLTLVSSQSCSYYLSHHGNLSRDTGENTAVSVLGSSDGEAFQRGAGGLEEHEHDGRCCMVWVQSDPAGQQQSAGKCPFRATQCGWEGTGLPLPGLIQLLFTATYKGTQPCSQPVPGPHDDCRRDRLHGSASSLSLSVPQVCGPTIPKECDGLTLYGGMCFSISQSLSVRGPVPATLRDCQSGIDIVFLLDGSASLSPYQFITMKKFVINLIKKFIAKDTQFAIAQYSSGYETPLNFEQFNHHKEGKDWEKEIMNIQQEMTSTYTAKAINTTVFELFTESAGARPHASRVLLVITDGVSDDKENLKPAVENAAKKNIIRFAIGVGHVSDEELKIIASEPVEKHKFKVSDFRALDGLKETLEKNIVSVEGGGGSTKLEMAQEGFSGAPYHSPEEGIVMGFVGAYQWRGGYQKYNISGGHSDFQKANLLETNGDDSYLGYSLTVALRNSQRYVILGAPRYRHKGVVVVFHPSGIQTSLEKEDQQSQIGAYFGAEVCVVDLDGDSNTDLILASAPMHTEGGREGRVFVYQFFEEDSTVVSDAGVSLLGMEGQRGRFGSSLASLADLNGDGIRDVAVGAPLEDNGQGSVYIFNGRTRGVNPKYSQRIAGSSVQSGLRFFGLTVAQSALDQSGDGLPDIAVGSKGAVLLLRSRPVVSVETEVFYSPSKIPTRVSNCSEPLSVNATVCFLMSRVTAGSTDLRAKLSYTFTLDHVRQTPRATFAPNQHATSDSITATLQKSCLPLSFATHGCPEDALNPIANRVAFTFDGLPITGEGNLRPRLSTDSRLISYHMLNFEIDCGPDKICEDNLRVDFNFSGATHIDVGVAQDLYVTVMVENRGENSYNTRVSLSYPDGLSYRTFTKTQGRVACSSRDGEDGVAPGKTTCSINKPIFTAGDTAVFVVQYGVPDRPTFDQSVSFTANLTSGNDLHAPDSRHFAETEIGVRHSIHVVIRRHENTTGYVTFKADESSVERPVTQLLQVENGNRRLNLSVMIRVPVKLGKMDIWSDMKALSIAGCQRSHDMKPTTDLPVETLKKTQIMNCSVAACRVFKCDVYLKKKDCVFYKISGKVHSGWISQTGVRSGQIILVSESNLEYDSNKYILPSADGLQSSSFTMLGTQVEVYEEPKFTKEITGGVLGGLLLLILVTVGLVKVGFFTSQYTQRLQESANDN